The Sulfurimonas sp. HSL-1716 sequence CTATTGTTTCTTATGATATTGCCGTTACTGTACCAAATTTTCAGCGCATCACCTCTGAGCTCTATATCGTTCTTTTTGGACGTGATATAGTTATTTTGGATGATCGAGTTTTGCACCATTACCATATCTATGCCGTACAGGCTGTTTAATATCTTGCAGTTGCTTATCTCACAATCACTGACTTTGTCCATCTTGATCGCGGAATCAAGGTTTTCCATTCTGCCGCCGCTATTAGTTACGGTAAGATTTTTTAAGACGACGCCTGAACTGTTGATCGTTATGACCCTGCCCGTACCGCCGCCTTCTATGACCACATCATGACTCTTGCCTATGATCGTCAAAGGCTTGTCGATGACGATCTGTCCCGGATATACTCCTGAAGAAAGTTTTAAAATGGAGCCGGGAGAAGCTTTGTCGATCGTTTCTTGCAGAATATTTGCGTAAGAGATGGAGATCAAAATAAAAAAAAGCAATAATAATTTCATAACTCGCTATCTCTGCCGATAAATTCTGGTTTTAATAAAATTTATGGATCTCTTCCATAAGGTTCTGAAACTCGACATTATCGCCTTTTGATTTTAAAAAGGATTTCAAATACTCTTCACTCGCCTCGATACCCTCTTCTTTCTCTATCTCCAACAGCTTCGCATATAGGTCCGATATTATCTCGGTCACATGTTTTGAAACGGTCTTTCTTGAAGCGGTATATCCTATGATTTTTCCCGTATCCGTATCTCTTCTTGATTCAAACTCGGTAAACACCCAGTAGTATCTGCCGTCTTTTGCCAAGTTTTTTATAACGACATTGATATTTTTACCTTGAGATATAAACTCCCATAATAGTTTGAACACGACTTTTGGCATGTCGGGATGACGGATAATATTATGAGGTTTCCCCATCAGTTCCTCTTTGCTGTAACCGGAGATCTCTACAAAGTAATCATTGCAGAAGGTTATTGTTCCCAGTTCATCCGTTTCACTGACTATATATCTTTTTGGATCCAGCTGTATCTCTTCATTTATAGGCGTTGGTTTCATAGTATCTCCTTTAAATATCTCCGTTAAGAAGTCTTATTAGCCCAGGAGCCACCTTGTCGAACTTAAACACTCTTGCCGCATGATGTTTTTTCGCAAACTTTTGGGCATCTTCGTATGAAGCGAACGCAGGCAGATCGTCTCCTGCCGGTGAGATCACATTGCTTCCGTAAACAAAAAAAGCTTTTTTTGCATCGATAGGCTTTAAAGTAGCAAAATCAGTAACGACTATGGCTTTGAAATCACTTTCGCTTTTCACATTAAGATAAGGCCATTTCGCCGGTCTGTCATAAAACTCGAACATAGACTTTGGACTACAGAAATAAAGTTCTTTTCCGCTGCTCAAGTTTATCTTAGCCACCCATTCCGGTGCTTTATACACTTTGACCTTTCTAATGAAACCGATAGTGTTCCTATCAAATTTTAATGTATATAAATCATTTGCCGACAAAAGCGGTACAAATACGAAAGACGACAGTATCAATATGCCCATAACCAATTTTTTCATTGTGACTCCTTACACCAGATCTTTTTTTTGAAATATCTTAAAACCTAAAACAGCAAAAATCAGTCCCAGGACTAACGGATATCCGATAGACACGAGGACAAATACCGCTTGACTCATAGAATCGAGTATATAAAATGCGACCGGACCCATAACGGTGAGCTCGGGATCAAAAAGCGAGATCGCCGCCACTCTGAATATCTCCATCGGATTGATCATCGCTATGAATATTATCAACTCTTCATTGAATCTTTGCTGCATCATCAGCGAGATCAAGGCGATATCAATGAACGCAAGCAGGAATATCCATATAAAAAATGCTATCCCCAGCGCAACCTCGGAAGATTTTACAAAAGAGGATATAAAAAACGCTATCCCCAAAAAAGCGCTTGAAAGCGCAAAAAGCAGTCCCGTATACAAGAAAAAGATGCTCCATGGAATCGCTGCGCCTTTTATGGCTCCGTAAACAATGGCTATAAGCATAGCAAAGAAAACAGGCAGATAGACGGTGATAAATCTTCCTATGATTTTTCCCCAGTAGTATTGCGTAAGAGATATAGGAAAAGAGAGCATATATTCCAATATGTGATTATCCCTGTCTCCTGATATCGATCTTACCG is a genomic window containing:
- a CDS encoding PAS domain-containing protein is translated as MKPTPINEEIQLDPKRYIVSETDELGTITFCNDYFVEISGYSKEELMGKPHNIIRHPDMPKVVFKLLWEFISQGKNINVVIKNLAKDGRYYWVFTEFESRRDTDTGKIIGYTASRKTVSKHVTEIISDLYAKLLEIEKEEGIEASEEYLKSFLKSKGDNVEFQNLMEEIHKFY
- a CDS encoding nitrous oxide reductase accessory protein NosL; protein product: MKKLVMGILILSSFVFVPLLSANDLYTLKFDRNTIGFIRKVKVYKAPEWVAKINLSSGKELYFCSPKSMFEFYDRPAKWPYLNVKSESDFKAIVVTDFATLKPIDAKKAFFVYGSNVISPAGDDLPAFASYEDAQKFAKKHHAARVFKFDKVAPGLIRLLNGDI
- a CDS encoding ABC transporter permease subunit, whose amino-acid sequence is MRNLFLIAQLDLKESVRAKWFVIYSIVFGGLIALFFIAGVTDSQVMGFSGLSRLLLMYIQITIVILPIFILITTVRSISGDRDNHILEYMLSFPISLTQYYWGKIIGRFITVYLPVFFAMLIAIVYGAIKGAAIPWSIFFLYTGLLFALSSAFLGIAFFISSFVKSSEVALGIAFFIWIFLLAFIDIALISLMMQQRFNEELIIFIAMINPMEIFRVAAISLFDPELTVMGPVAFYILDSMSQAVFVLVSIGYPLVLGLIFAVLGFKIFQKKDLV